Below is a window of Hyphomonas neptunium ATCC 15444 DNA.
CAGGTTTTTCTTGCCCCATTCCTTCATGATGGTGAGGGCTGGGCGGAGTTCCTCGCCCTTCGCGGTCAGCACATAATCATAGCGTTTCGGCGCTGTGGAATAGGCGTTGCGTTCCAGGATGCCGACTTCGACAAGGCGCTTTAGACGGTCCGCAAGAATGTGCCGAGTCATGCCGCCCGACTGGGCGAACTCTTCGAATTTGGTTTTGCCAAGGTAGCAGTCCCGCAGGATCAGCAATGTCCAACGGTCCCCGACGACGGAAAGGGTCCGGGCAACCGGGCACCAGTTATCGTTCAGCTCTGACCATTTCATTCCGCAAGTGTACCGCACCTTACGGAAAGTTCCAGAAAGAAACGCGAGCCGGGCGGGCGTATTTGGCGCCTTAAGCGCGAATTCCTGCCGTTTCGGCCAATTCCTTATAAGAAACAACCGGGCGGGGCCCGATATGCGAGATCACTTCAGCCGCTGCGATGTGGCCGAGGCGGGCGCAGGTGGCCAGCGGCAGCCCGCGCGCCACGCCGAACAGGAAGCCTGCCGCATACTGGTCACCGGCGCCGGTGGTATCAACAACTGATGCAACCGGCTCGGCCGGTACGGTGATGGGCGCGCCATCGCCGATGACGACGGAGCCCTTGGCGCTGCGGGTGACAGCGGCAATGGCGCAGTCGGCGTGAAGCGCGGCCAGCGCCGCGTCGAAATCTTCCGTTTCGTAAAGTGAGAGAAGCTCAGCTTCGTTAGCGAAGACGATGTCGGCAAAGCCCTTCACCAGATTGCGGAAGCTGGCGCGGTGACGATCCACACAGAAGCTGTCGGAGAGGGTGACTGCGACCTTGCGGCCCGCTGCCTTGGCGATTTCGGCGGCATGGACGAACGCTTCCTTGGCTTCGTCGCGGTCGAACAGATAGCCTTCCAGGTAAAGGATCTGGCCGCTGCGCACGAGGTCTGCGTCCACATCTTCCTTCGAGAAGAGGACGGAGGCGCCCAGGAAGGTGTTCATGGAGCGGTGGCCGTCTTCGGTGACGAAGATGATGGAGCGGGCGGTCGCCGGACCTTCTTCCAGCGGGCGCGTGTGGAAGGGTACGCCAGCCTTCATCATTTCGCGCATGAACTGGTGGCCCAGCTCATCATTGGAAATCTTGCCGATATAGGCCGCCTTTGCGCCAAAGCTGGAGAGGCCCGCAATCGTATTGGCGCCGGAGCCGCCGGAGGTGATGACAGCATCTTTCGCCAGCGCGGTGAGTTCTTCGGCGCGCGGCTCCTCGATCAGCTGCATGGCATCCTTGTGGATACCGAGGCGGGCGAGGAACGCGTCATCAGCGCGGGCAAGAACATCAACGATGGCATTGCCGAGGCCGACGACGTCAAATTTTGCTGCTGTCACGGGGAGCGGCTCCTTGGAAACTCGTGAAAACTCAGGTGGACCGCGCCTTGCCAGACGGGGCGCGTGGACACAAGGCCTGCGGGCCGCTAGAGCGCAGCGCAGGTCGGGATCGCCCCCGGCACAAGCACAAAGAGCCCTGCCCGCCCCATGAAAAAGATCGCTTATCTGGCCAGCCGCGTCACCATTCCCGGTTCAATCATTCGCCGCACGGATTCCTTCGAGCATGACTACACGATGGATGCCCTGCGCCCCGCCTTTGCCGCGCGCGGCATGGAGATGGTGGATGTCTGCTGGGATGATGACACGGTGGACTGGGCGAGCTTCGAGGCGGCCATCATCGGCACGACCTGGGACTATTGGGACAGGTTGGAGGAGTTCCTGGCTGCGCTTGCCGCGATCGAGGCAAAGACGCGGCTGTTCAATCCGGCGGCGCTGGTGCGCTGGAACTGCCGCAAGACGTATCTGCGGGACCTGGAAGCGCGCGGGGCGAAACTGATCCCGACGTTGTGGCTGGACCAGTGCGGCGAGGCAGAGGTCAACGCCGCGTTTGATACGCTGGGCGCGGATACGGTCGTGTTCAAGCGCCAGGTGGGCGCGGGCGCCAAGGATCAGCACAAGCTGAGCCGGGGCGACGCCATCCCCGAGATGAAACACAAGATGATGGCGCAGCCTTTCCTGCCAATGATCCAGAAGGAGGGTGAGCTCTCATTCATCTTCATTGATGGGGAATTCTGCCATGCGCTGGTGAAGCGCGCTCAGCCAGGCGACTACCGCATCCAGTCCAGCTATGGCGGGCGGGAGGGAGTGCTTCATCCGTCGGCGGAAGACCTGGCGGCGGCGCGCGCCATTCTGGGCGCGCTGGACGAGGCGCCGCTTTATGGCCGCGTGGACATGCTGCGCGGCGAGGATGGCGAGCTTCTGCTGA
It encodes the following:
- a CDS encoding winged helix-turn-helix transcriptional regulator, with protein sequence MKWSELNDNWCPVARTLSVVGDRWTLLILRDCYLGKTKFEEFAQSGGMTRHILADRLKRLVEVGILERNAYSTAPKRYDYVLTAKGEELRPALTIMKEWGKKNLPIRRAAIES
- a CDS encoding ATP-grasp domain-containing protein → MKKIAYLASRVTIPGSIIRRTDSFEHDYTMDALRPAFAARGMEMVDVCWDDDTVDWASFEAAIIGTTWDYWDRLEEFLAALAAIEAKTRLFNPAALVRWNCRKTYLRDLEARGAKLIPTLWLDQCGEAEVNAAFDTLGADTVVFKRQVGAGAKDQHKLSRGDAIPEMKHKMMAQPFLPMIQKEGELSFIFIDGEFCHALVKRAQPGDYRIQSSYGGREGVLHPSAEDLAAARAILGALDEAPLYGRVDMLRGEDGELLLMELEVIEPYLYPKEGPELGERMAAAIARRISAV
- a CDS encoding adenosine kinase, encoding MTAAKFDVVGLGNAIVDVLARADDAFLARLGIHKDAMQLIEEPRAEELTALAKDAVITSGGSGANTIAGLSSFGAKAAYIGKISNDELGHQFMREMMKAGVPFHTRPLEEGPATARSIIFVTEDGHRSMNTFLGASVLFSKEDVDADLVRSGQILYLEGYLFDRDEAKEAFVHAAEIAKAAGRKVAVTLSDSFCVDRHRASFRNLVKGFADIVFANEAELLSLYETEDFDAALAALHADCAIAAVTRSAKGSVVIGDGAPITVPAEPVASVVDTTGAGDQYAAGFLFGVARGLPLATCARLGHIAAAEVISHIGPRPVVSYKELAETAGIRA